The Reinekea forsetii genome contains the following window.
CAGCGCTCGGCAACGGCGGCCCATTCCGGATGCGTCGGCAGATTGAGCAGACTGAGGCATTCTGCTGGGCTGGGCAGCTTTGGTTGGCGGTGCTGCTGTTGACGATACGCCTCAGCCTGTTGCGCTTGGGCGAGTTTGCGTTGGCTACTGGACGCCGGTCGGGCGTTGAGTCGAGTGAGCACCGAACGGCCGGCCTTGGACCCGGATCGGACCAGATAACCCTTGTCCAATTCGGTGAGCGCCAGATCATAGCCGCGCTCGGCGTTTAGGCTGCCGCCCGTGCCAACGCAAAAACACAGATCGCCACTGTGCGTGCAGTTCAGCGCAATAATGAAGAGCTCGCTGCGACGCAATTGATAGCGGATATCGGCATAGGGACCGGCTAAAAAAACTCGATCCTGAATAGCGATGGCCCTTAGGTCACAGGGCCGAACACCGAACAGGGCAACCCGCTCCGGTTCCGGTAAGCTCTGACGAAAGACCAGCTGACCCGATGCATCGGGCCGGGCACACCAGAGCGGCTCGCTTGGTGCAAAGAGCAGCGCTTTGATGCTGGTGGCTGGCACCGACCAGTCAAACGCGCGCTGGCCGGGGTGCACCGGTTGTAGCGCAGCATTCAGTCCGGCGGGGGACGCCGGCGGTGCGCTCAACTTATAGCCGCCGGGCTGTTGCCGATCGCTAACCCCCCAAGGCAGCTGGTCAATAGAGGTCAGCGGGGCGTAGACAATGGCCCCGTCGCGTACTCGCGGCCCGATACACTGATAGCCATCCTCGATCAGGGTAGTGAGTAACTCCTTTAGGTGTTTCCGGGCTAGGTACTGTTCCTGTTTCATCATTGGATTCCTCGGCTGCAGAGTCGGATTTTCGTCCGCCCTGTTCATTCCCCAGGGTCCGTTCATGGGACCCATTAACAGATGCGCGGTAAGGGGTCGCCGTTTAACCAGTCCAGTAGGCGAATACCGCCCAAGGCGGTCTGTAATTCGACCATGGCCTGTGGGTCAGTTGTCACCACGCCAATTCGGCTTGCCCCCTGGCCCAAAGGGTGGGCACGCATCTGGGCGAGTAGACGATCGGCCTGCGCCGCCGGACAGATGGCGATCAACTTGCCCTCGTTGGCCAAATAGTAGGGATCCAGACCGAGCAATTCGCACGCCGACTGTACCGCCGGGGCAATGGCCACGGCCTGCTCGTCGATCAGCATACCGACCCCAGACTGTTGGCAAATTTCATTTAAGGCCGTTGCCAGACCGCCCCGCGTTGGGTCGCGCATGCAACGGATCGTCGGCACCTGACGCACCATTTGTTTGACCAGATCGTGCAGCGCCGCCGAATCTGACCGAATTGGGCTGGTAAAGCCGAGACTGTCGCGCGCCGAGAGGATTGCCACGCCGTGGTCGCCAATGGTGCCGCTGAGCAGGATCTGATCACCCGGTTGCGCCCGGTCGGCGGAGAGGTCGACGCCGTTGGGCACGCTGCCGATTGCGCTGGTGGTAATAAAGACGCCATCGGCCTTGCCGCGTTCAACCACCTTGGTATCGCCGGTCACGATTGGCACCCCAGCGGCTTCGCTAGCACGGGCCATGGATGCCACGATGCGCTGCAGGTCGCGCAGCAGTATGCCCTCCTCGAGGATAAAACTGACCGCCAAATACAACGGCTCGGCGCCGGCCATGGCGATATCGTTGAGCGTACCGTGCACCGCCAGCGACCCGATATCACCGCCGGGGAAAAACAGGGGCGAGACCACATGCGCGTCGGTGGTCATCACCAGTCTGCGCGTCGGCACATCAAAACGGGCCTGATCGTTTTTCTGTTGCAGCATGGGGTTATCGAAGGCGCGGATAAACATTCGCTCGATCAACTGCGCCGAGGCACGACCGCCGCCGCCGTGCACCAGCTCGATGCGCTCCGGATGACCGGCAGCAACAGGTTGCGAGGTTTTCATAGCGCCTCCCGAAGCGGCTGGCGGCCATAGGCATAGACCGCCGCGCAGGCGCCTTCGGCGGAGATCATGCACGCGCCCAATGGATTGGCCGGCGTGCAGGCCACGGCGAAGAGCTGACAGGCGGCCGGGTCGAGTTGACCGCGCAATACTGCCGGGCAAGCGCAACCGGGATGCTCGCGGCTGAGCCGGTCGGCCAGCGGGAAGTGGCGTTCAGCATCGAAGCTCGCAAAGGCCGGTCGCAATGCCAAGGCACTGGCGGCAATGGTGCCCAAGCCGCGCCATGCAAAGGAAGCGCGTAAGCAAAAAACTTGCGCCATATAGTCTTGCGCCAGCCGGTTGCCGTTGGGCCGGACAACACGATGGTATTGGTTTTCAACCGCGCAGCGCTGGCTGTTCAATTGTCGCACTAGCATCAAAATCGCCTGCAGCAGGTCGAGCGGTTCAAAGCCGGCGATCACTATGGGTTTTCGATAACGCCGCGCCACCTGCTGATAGGCTGCGGTACCGATCACCGTGCTGACATGGGCTGGGCCGATAAAACCATCGATCCAGCTGCCCGGATTGGGTGAGTCGGCCAGCAAGGCATCGAGTGCCGCCGGGGTGAGCAGGTGGTTACAGAACACAAAGAAGTTGCTCAGGCCCAGTTTTTGGGCGCGCAGGATGGCCAGTGCGGTGGCTGGCGTGGTGGTTTCAAAGCCGATGGCAAAGAAGATAATCGCCCGCTGCGGAAGCTGCCTGGCTAGGGTAACGGCATCATCGATGCTGTATAGCATGCGCACGTCGGCTCCCTCGGCCTTAGCCTGTAATAGGGTGCGGCGGTCAGACCCGGGCACACGCAGCATATCGCCGTAGCTGCATAGGATGACGCCGGGCCGGCCGGCCAGCTCAATGGCCTGGTCGACCCGAGCAATGGGTAGCACGCAAACCGGGCAGCCTGGGCCGTGCAGCATTTTAATGGCCTTGGGCAGCAATCCGGGCAGACCATAACGGTAGATGGCATGGGTGTGGCCACCGCAAAATTCCATCAGGCGATAGGTGCGACCGGGCTCAACCGCCTGGCCGATGGCCTGGGCCAGGGTTCTGGCCAAGGCAGCGTCGCGGAACTCTTCAATGTATTTCATCCGTACGCTCCTGTCCGTTTGGGTCGTTTGCCGATTCGGCGCGGCGCGGCTGAAGGTCACTCGCTTCGTGCAGCAGCGCCAGGGTTTGCTCGGCGGCGAGCGGGTCGAGTCGCTCCAGCGCATAGCCGACATGGATAATGACAAATTCACCCAGGCGCACCTGCGGCACCAGGGCGATATTGACGGTTTTAAGAACGTCGCCAACGCGCACCCGAGCCCGGTCGTCGGCCAGCAGCTCGCAGACTTGGGCCGGAATGGCTAGGCACACGATGCTAACCCCTATCCTGCAGGCTGACGGCATAGTCGGCATAATGGGCGGCCAACAGGGCCTGACCCAAACTGATGCCGGCGTCGTTACTGGGGATCCGTTGGGCACAAAAAACCTCCAACCCGGCCTCGCTCAGTCGAGCGCGCACCTGCTCACGCAGAACGGCATTGAGCATACAACCGCCGGCCAGCACCGCGCGGGTGACCTGGAATATCTTGGCCTGAGCAATTAATTTACGGCTGATGCAATCGGCCATACCCTGATGAAATAGGCCGGCCGCCTGAATGGGTGAGGTCATCGGTAGCAGTTGGCCAATCAGCTCGACCAGGTCCCATTTCGGGTCGGCCCCGGCCCGTTCTGCTTGACGCTGATCTGACCCACTGAAAGCATAGGGGTTGAGCAGCGCCTCCAGTTCGAGCGGAAATTGGCCATCGTATTCGGCCCAGTTGCGCTGCAAAATAAGCGCCGCGGCGGCATCAAACCAGCGTCCGGCGGAGGCGGTCGGTGGCGCCTTGCGCAGCAGATGGGGTTGGCGCAAGTAGTGCCGAGCCAGAGGAATATCGGCAAACCGACGCAGCTGGTGGTCGCCGGCCTGAGCCAGTATCAGCGCCGCCAAGGCGGAGCGCCAAGGCTCCAGACTGGCACGCTCACCGCCCAATAGGGGCAGGCTGGTCAGCCGGTCGACATGGCTGAAGGCAAACTTATTGACATAAAAAAACTCCCCGCCCCAGGCTTCTCCGCGCAGGCCATAGCCGTAACCATCGACGGCCACGGCGACCAACGGTTGCTGCAATTGGTGCTCTGCCATCACGGCGGCAACATGGGCATGGTGATGTTGGATCGCAACCGCTGACCGGCCCAAAGGCGCTTGTTGGCTGGTGAAATAATCCGGGTGCAAATCGTGCGCAATCAGCGCATGACGAAGGTTAAAATAATCGTTAAGGCGCGCATTGACCGCCCGGTAGCGCTGCCGGCGCGCACGGGAATCCAAGTCGCCGAGATGTTCGCTGGTATAGAAGGCATTGCCCACGGCCAGAGTAATGCTGCACTTTTGCTGCGCACCCAGTGCCAGGATGGTGGGCAGTTTGGTCTGGTGCCAGGGGGTCTTGATTAACGCCGTGCCCCGGCCATTGCGCACGGCATAGCAGCCAACTCTAGACTGACGCCGGATGCCATCATCGACCGGGGCAACGATGTGCCGATTGTGCCCTACCACTAGATCGACCGCGCCAGCCAACTGCGCCTCGGCCTCGATTCGGGTCGCGGCTATGGGGTAACCGGGCGCATTACCGCTGGAGACTACCAAGGCGATTGGACTGGCCGCCTGTAGCCAGGGCGTGCCGGTGGGTCGGCCCGCCAGGCCATAAAATAATAGATAGTGCAGGGCGCTGTTTGGCACCATTACCCCTAGGCTGGTCAAATGAGGGGCCAGCTCCGCTTGCGCATTGCGCGCTGGGGCGATCAGTATAGGGCGTTCTGGGGACTGTAAATCGGCCCTGCCGGCATCGCTCAAGTGCACCCACTGCTGCGCCGACCGGCTGTTCAAGGTCATAATTGCCAGAGGCTTGATTTGGCGCTGCTTAAATTGGCGCAAGCGCGCAATGGCGGCGGGCCGATGGGCATCACAGATCAGTTGGTAGCCGCCAATGGCCTGAATCGCGACCAGACCGCCCGCCTCGATGCTGGCGACAACCTCGCTCAGCGGCCGGTCATAGCGCGGCCCGCAGGTCGGGCAGGAGATGGTTTGGGCGTGAAAGCGGCGGTCTTCGGCAGCGCGATACTGTGCCGTGCAGACCGGACACAGGGCAAAGGCCGCCATGCTGGTATTCGCTCGGTCGAACGGATAGGTGCGGGTAATGCTATAGCGCGGGCCGCAGTGCGCGCAGCTGATAAAGGGGTACGAAAAGTAACGGCTCGTGGGATTGAACAGTTCTGCTAGACACCGATCACAGGGCGGCAGATCGGGCAACGGATCTAGGGGCGACCGGCTAGCGTTGCTCTGAGCAATAGTAAAGTGGCGTTCGCCGACTCGAACGGCCAGTTCGGAGCGTTGACAGTCTTCGATACGCGCCGGTGGCGGCAATTGCGCCCAAAATTGCTGACAAAAGTGATCGAGCTGTGGGCCCTGAACTTCCACGATCACGCCGTCGCTGTTGTTACGGATAAAACCGCTCACGCCCAAACGCTGGGCCAGACGATAAACATAGGGCCGCATCCCGACACCCTGCACCTGGCCGCGCAGCAGCAGTTGCACCCGGCGCATCGGCGTCGCGCTGAGGGTTGGCAACGGCTTAAGCCGGGTGGTCATTGGGACTGTGCTCGCGAATAAATGCCTGCTGCTGAGTCGTGAGCCACGACAGCCAGGCCGAGAGGTTGCTCTTACGGCCACAGGCGCTGGTTAACACCTCTAGGTTGGGGTTTATTTTTTGGATGTTGGCGCGCGCATGGGCCAAATTAAAATCGACATAGGGCAGCAGATCGCACTTGGTAATTAACACCAAGTCGGCGCTGGCAAAGATATCGGGATATTTGAGCGCCTTGTCATCGCCCTCGGTCACAGACAGCAGCACCACGCGCAACGCCTCACCGAGATCGAAATGGGCTGGGCAAATCAGGTTGCCGACATTTTCGATAAAGACCAGCGACCCTGTCTCGGGCCGCAGCTGCTCAAGCGCCTCACTGACCCGTTGCGCATCCAAGTGGCAAGCCTGGCCGGTATTGATCTGCAACGCAGGAGTGCCCGTGGCCCGAATGCGCAGGGCATCGAGTTCAGTCTGTTGGTCACCCTCAATTACACAAGCCTTGGTGCGCGCTGCGAGTCGGCGCAGGGTGGCCAACAATAGGGTGGTTTTACCCGCCCCCGGGCTGGACACGAGATTGAACAGCAGGATTCGTTCGGCCATCAGGCGGTGGCGCAAATCCATGGCTAGCTGGCGGTTATGGGCATAGAGGCTGGTTTGAAATTGGACGCTGTCGTGCTCTGGGGTTTGGGGTGGCTGCCAGCCGGCTGACGCAACTTTTAACCCAGGGGAACCTAACCCAGGGGAACCTAACGCAGGGGAACCCGCCGGTGGATCGATCAGCCGGGTTGGGGTATCTAATGGAGTACAGCCACACGTTCCGCACATAAACAACCTCCAGTTAACGGAGTGTTATATTGGACCAGTAGAGGTAACGACCGGACCGCGCAGCTCGGTTT
Protein-coding sequences here:
- a CDS encoding HypC/HybG/HupF family hydrogenase formation chaperone, which gives rise to MCLAIPAQVCELLADDRARVRVGDVLKTVNIALVPQVRLGEFVIIHVGYALERLDPLAAEQTLALLHEASDLQPRRAESANDPNGQERTDEIH
- the hypD gene encoding hydrogenase formation protein HypD — protein: MKYIEEFRDAALARTLAQAIGQAVEPGRTYRLMEFCGGHTHAIYRYGLPGLLPKAIKMLHGPGCPVCVLPIARVDQAIELAGRPGVILCSYGDMLRVPGSDRRTLLQAKAEGADVRMLYSIDDAVTLARQLPQRAIIFFAIGFETTTPATALAILRAQKLGLSNFFVFCNHLLTPAALDALLADSPNPGSWIDGFIGPAHVSTVIGTAAYQQVARRYRKPIVIAGFEPLDLLQAILMLVRQLNSQRCAVENQYHRVVRPNGNRLAQDYMAQVFCLRASFAWRGLGTIAASALALRPAFASFDAERHFPLADRLSREHPGCACPAVLRGQLDPAACQLFAVACTPANPLGACMISAEGACAAVYAYGRQPLREAL
- the hypE gene encoding hydrogenase expression/formation protein HypE — protein: MKTSQPVAAGHPERIELVHGGGGRASAQLIERMFIRAFDNPMLQQKNDQARFDVPTRRLVMTTDAHVVSPLFFPGGDIGSLAVHGTLNDIAMAGAEPLYLAVSFILEEGILLRDLQRIVASMARASEAAGVPIVTGDTKVVERGKADGVFITTSAIGSVPNGVDLSADRAQPGDQILLSGTIGDHGVAILSARDSLGFTSPIRSDSAALHDLVKQMVRQVPTIRCMRDPTRGGLATALNEICQQSGVGMLIDEQAVAIAPAVQSACELLGLDPYYLANEGKLIAICPAAQADRLLAQMRAHPLGQGASRIGVVTTDPQAMVELQTALGGIRLLDWLNGDPLPRIC
- the hypF gene encoding carbamoyltransferase HypF, with product MTTRLKPLPTLSATPMRRVQLLLRGQVQGVGMRPYVYRLAQRLGVSGFIRNNSDGVIVEVQGPQLDHFCQQFWAQLPPPARIEDCQRSELAVRVGERHFTIAQSNASRSPLDPLPDLPPCDRCLAELFNPTSRYFSYPFISCAHCGPRYSITRTYPFDRANTSMAAFALCPVCTAQYRAAEDRRFHAQTISCPTCGPRYDRPLSEVVASIEAGGLVAIQAIGGYQLICDAHRPAAIARLRQFKQRQIKPLAIMTLNSRSAQQWVHLSDAGRADLQSPERPILIAPARNAQAELAPHLTSLGVMVPNSALHYLLFYGLAGRPTGTPWLQAASPIALVVSSGNAPGYPIAATRIEAEAQLAGAVDLVVGHNRHIVAPVDDGIRRQSRVGCYAVRNGRGTALIKTPWHQTKLPTILALGAQQKCSITLAVGNAFYTSEHLGDLDSRARRQRYRAVNARLNDYFNLRHALIAHDLHPDYFTSQQAPLGRSAVAIQHHHAHVAAVMAEHQLQQPLVAVAVDGYGYGLRGEAWGGEFFYVNKFAFSHVDRLTSLPLLGGERASLEPWRSALAALILAQAGDHQLRRFADIPLARHYLRQPHLLRKAPPTASAGRWFDAAAALILQRNWAEYDGQFPLELEALLNPYAFSGSDQRQAERAGADPKWDLVELIGQLLPMTSPIQAAGLFHQGMADCISRKLIAQAKIFQVTRAVLAGGCMLNAVLREQVRARLSEAGLEVFCAQRIPSNDAGISLGQALLAAHYADYAVSLQDRG
- a CDS encoding 4Fe-4S dicluster domain-containing protein gives rise to the protein MNRADENPTLQPRNPMMKQEQYLARKHLKELLTTLIEDGYQCIGPRVRDGAIVYAPLTSIDQLPWGVSDRQQPGGYKLSAPPASPAGLNAALQPVHPGQRAFDWSVPATSIKALLFAPSEPLWCARPDASGQLVFRQSLPEPERVALFGVRPCDLRAIAIQDRVFLAGPYADIRYQLRRSELFIIALNCTHSGDLCFCVGTGGSLNAERGYDLALTELDKGYLVRSGSKAGRSVLTRLNARPASSSQRKLAQAQQAEAYRQQQHRQPKLPSPAECLSLLNLPTHPEWAAVAERCLACANCTQACPTCFCHTVVNQSNLELSQSEHSRQWDSCFSDQHSYCAGQVVRATTEQRYRQWLSHKFASWQQQFGEFGCVGCGRCISCCPAGIDIIEVLNRLCHNKPELAKEAT
- the hypB gene encoding hydrogenase nickel incorporation protein HypB is translated as MCGTCGCTPLDTPTRLIDPPAGSPALGSPGLGSPGLKVASAGWQPPQTPEHDSVQFQTSLYAHNRQLAMDLRHRLMAERILLFNLVSSPGAGKTTLLLATLRRLAARTKACVIEGDQQTELDALRIRATGTPALQINTGQACHLDAQRVSEALEQLRPETGSLVFIENVGNLICPAHFDLGEALRVVLLSVTEGDDKALKYPDIFASADLVLITKCDLLPYVDFNLAHARANIQKINPNLEVLTSACGRKSNLSAWLSWLTTQQQAFIREHSPNDHPA